The nucleotide sequence ATATAGATTGTAGAACGTAGTTGGCGAGAATTTAAGTgacaaattacgaaaaagtgtCACCTTTTGccagtaattttcaggtaaaactGTCAAATAAGCCTTGCTTTTTACAGAACAGAATACCAAAAATtagggttttttatttttgcaaaattgctgaaaattgacgttttaaaaaaaatttcagtctcacattattccaaaaatatttttttgccagaaattggcaaaaaatattttttttgttaaaattgtgaaagtctcgtttttttgccgaacttttttcagaaattgcaaacattttcttttagttgccaaaaatgaccaaatgtctcgttttttttttttttttttttttttttttaccaaaaagttttgaaatagttgacttttttatttcaatttgtatgtaggtatgtatttcttAATGTTCTgtcttttgtgatttttttttgttccactCTTGTGTTGCCTCTTTTTTTAATTACTCCCCCCTTCTTGCAAAGTGCTTCGcccatgaaaaattcaaatggtaaaggTACTTTTGACACCTCGCTCCAAAAAATCGTCGAGTGTCCAAAGACGttgcgaaaaatcgaaaaatttacatgTTGAATATTGAACCTCTTTGCCCCCTCCACCCCAAAGaagtctttttgaaaatgttctactaaaagtcctgctttttaattttgaaatcttgttaAACACCTTGTTGTGGCAGTGGTCTACGTCGACGTAGAATCTCGAAtactattttttggaacttggccatttagtcggggagcccgcttaaggatctattgcacccccccccccgtcgatcctcctggacaacttttttcttaaatggggagtcctaaggaacatttctagcccttgtactcgaaaaaaaggtggccctacttacaaaatggcggccattttgattgacaggttagccgaaatcgcagattttgcgttccaacagacctgcacaaaatttttcaaaccttacaaaggtagatcgaaagatcatgcgaaaatttatcacttgtcaaaatttcaagtgctaaagtgcgtttttcgatttctagtgaatttttgaaaatcccatttaagccaaaaatgaggggaaaaatcaaaattttaccaaattgaccaagaaagatgaaatttgggatacaacctattttcgacatgccaaatcgattggaaactgcttcaaaccgttttgagcagttctggagcctccagcaggtttttgaaactcgaaattcccacaaaattccatcaagtgtagttggatagccgaaatttacactgcaaactaatttcaatacgctacgaagtcaactgcagagggatttcaagccgttttggagcctccagcgaccatttgaaaattaccggagcctcctgtagatttttgaaacttgaaatttcccaaaaatttcatcaaacggagatggaaagtcaaaattcattctgcaaactgatttcaatacgctacgaaatcgtctgctggtggatttcaagtcgttttgaagcctccagcgacttttggaaaattgaaatttccaaaaagtagctggaagcttcaaaactatttgaaaccaccacgtaGTCGAATTCatgtcgtattgaaattagtttgggaagtaaatttcagcttgccaactccatttggtaaaatgttgcgagaattttcaagtttcaaaaatctactggaggctccagtaattttcaaaaagtcgctggaggctccaaaatgacttgaacctacctatAGTCGTcatcagagggtgttaaaattggagtgtagagtaaatttcagcgttccatctccatttgatgaaattttgtaaacatttaaagtttcaaaaatctgatggatgctccaagaattttcaaaaagtcgccggagattccgaaacgacttgaaattcgcctgcagtacttcgtagcgcattaaaattagtttgcagaataaatgtcagctttccaactccattttggtgaaattttttgggaatttcgagtttaaaaaacctgctggaggctccagaactgctcaaaacggtttgaagcagtttccaatcgatttagcttgtcgaaaatagggtgtatcccaaatttcatctttcttgatcaatttggtaaaattttgattttttccctcatttttggcctaaatttgattttcaaaaattcaccaaaaatcgaaaaacgcactttagcacttgaaatgttggcagatgataaattttgcttgatctttcgatctacctttgtacagtttgaaaaatgtcgtgcaggtcctatgttggaacgcataattgcgatttcggctaacctgtcaatcaaaatggccgccattttgtaagtaaggccaccttttttttgagtacaagggctagaaatgttccttaggacttccctttaagaaaaaagtggtACCGgtggatcgaccgggggggggaggtgcaatagatccttaagcgagCTCCCCGactaatttttcacaaaacggGGCTAGAATgcaaaaacgttgatttttttggaattccgACATGCCCCCTCTTTCAGCAGATATATTTCTCTTGCAAAGACACCCCCAgtgctaaaatttttcagaaaagctttcatctcaaaataaagtttttcgcactgaatttggtcaaaatcctctgaCTTTTTTTCGCAACCTCCTAATCATTGAATTAttgtctaaaaaaattgttgtaaacTTATTTAATACGTTTAAACGTtctttattttggaaaaatgaaaagaattgaAACGGAAGTCTTTAAATATGCACAGATTGTGACAGGTTTGGATCCTCTTTTGCGTACCAAATTCTAGATGGCATTGTATCGTTCAGCTTTCTGAACATTCTTCTAGACCAATTGCCGCGAAGAAACTCCCCCTTTAAATCTGGCTTACTCTCGCTAAATTGAACCGCATCAGAGATCCATTCCTTCACTTCATGAGACTCCATTCCGATACTCATCAACTCGACCGTCGAATTCTGATGAACTAAAACAGCCAAGAAATTCACCACAGGTACATCGAACGATCGAAAAAACGAGATGTAGCTGAGGCATTGCTGAAATACACCCAGCAGAGGATTCAATTTCGGATCTTCGACGTGAATATATTTTGGCTGAACGATCACCGCTGATGTTTTACAGTCGTCCATAAAAAATACGTCTATTACTCGCTTCTTGataatttcatctttgaaaGCGTCTTGCTCCTCGAGAGGGGCACGGTGCAGGGAATTCTCCAGGAAATATGCCAGTATAAGGGTTTCAAATGTTTTCATGTTGCCGGAGATGCAACTAGGATGGTTGAGAGCTTGCGATAAGACATCGATTGCTTTATTCATTTTAGAAGTGGGTATGTTTTGCGTCGTCTTGAACACGAATTTAGATAATGATTTCGCTAGCGTTTTTAGCTTTGCGCTGTCGTTGTGTTTCATGTATTCTTTTAACGAAGCTTTTCCAGTAATCTCTAAACCTGTGGTATGCTGCAACGATCgtataaatttctttttcatatCCATGAATATTTCTGTGTTGGGTATAGTTACGGCGACTTTGGCGTTTTCGGCGCTGATCTGTTGATCTGGATGCACTGAAATGTATCCAGCTGATACGAGGAATGAAAAAACCGTGTCTCTGTGTTTGCTCGAtgtgtaattgatttttttatgatcgATGGAATGAATTAAGCTAAAATCTTGTAATGTGAGCTGCAGCATGTGTTCGTATTGAATTTCAAAGGGAGGTTCATGTCCGCGCCAGGTTTTCAATATATTTGCTACATCGTTTCTGAAATCTTCGTGTTCTAATAGCAATATGAGGCCTTCGCTCATACTGGTAGATGTCCAGTAATTTCCCACCAAATGCGCGTTAATAAATTCGATAATGGAATAAGTAGggtatattgaaattttcggttgGCTTAAGAGGTGGTATCCGTCATATCTGGCGACAGCGTGACTGACTAAGCTTTGGTCAACTCCTCTTTTATTGCTCAAGTCGCGaagttctttttcaaaaattccgtaATATGGTAAAAAACTGTCTTTACCGAACGCGTGTTTGAAAACCACGTTTTTCATGTCGGATAAACCTATAGCTTCGTGTATTGGTAAAATTCCGGTAATGATACCTTTGGCTAAGTTTTCGTTGCATTTAAAGGTATCGTTCACGAACGCTTTGAAAAACTTTACCAAGTTATTTTCCAGTTTCGATGACGGAAGTTCTTGAAAACTTCGTAAAAAATACGTATCCGAAATGAAACTGTCGTATTCGTCGAAAATGATGATTACTTTTCTTTTATACGTCTTGGCCAATAAATCGGTTAAAATTCGTATGCTGGATGTTAAATCGTGAGCAGTCAACTTTTCTATTTCagatttctggtaaaattgttcGAAATTGCATAAATCGGTCAAAATCTGCGCTTTTTCCGCATCGTTTTTTGCCGTCGAAGATttatcgattaaaattttatgtaGACTGGAATGCATTTGGTATGTTTCTCGAATCATTGAACGataagaagaaagaaaattatCGTCGATACTGAAGCTTACTCCTTCGAAATATATGACCGGATGGTTGGCTAAATGCTCCGAGTTGAGAGATTTTTCTTTGGAGATTAGAGGTTGGGCGTTACATCGACTCGGATTAATTCCTGTGATTTTTCCTTCTGTAAAATATAGATAATTTCCAGATGTCGTTCTATTTGCTTCGGATCCGTCTTCTTTCAATGGAAGCTCGTGATAGTAACCTATCATCGAGGCAATGGTCGTCTTACCCCATCGTCGTGGAGCAGTGACGATAAAAACACGTGCAGGGTTTTCCCAAATTTCACTGATGATGAGCGACTTATCGACCCATATATCGGAATCTTTGATTAGGCTCTTGAAGCTGGGTATTATTTTTATGGGATTTGCTTTGGGGTCGGTTAAAGAAACTGGATTGGTTTTTGTTAAAACTTGCGTGAATTTCCACTCGTCTAGTGCTTTTACGATGGTgaaataaaatacgagaaatggGAAATTCATATCCGgaaatgctgtaaaaaaaattgaaatattaagtaggtatacaaaagTTCGATGTAATGTGTCATTAGGgaggaaaggggggggggggcagaagttttctcaattttttatcatggACCCTTCCCCCTCCCTTCCAGTATGTTTCGTGCTAATTAGTCAGATGcagtttgaacaaattttggaagggatagtttcaaacaaaaatgttgaataattttaaatgttcaatgATGCTTTTAATAATAtactgacaaaaaatttgaatcgttcTAAAGCAATTGgtactgaaattaaaaatttaaaaaatgtgcaatttgttcgtgttttttttttcagctttttagcctttgaaaatcaaattcaaaacgaaaacataatattttcgattttgctgGAGGGAAATGAGGAcaaaagcttcagaaaatttacaatttgtgaggtTCAAAGAAATAGTTTTCACTCATACATAATAAACACAGTGAAAACAtcgactcatacaacatatggcatgaaagaattgtatgTATCAGCtaggatgagattgaaaaaagacttccttacaataatcggagtatatgcaccagaagagggaagagaggaacaaagcTAGGAGTTCTATGAGCAACTACAGAgggcagtacaagcagtaaatccagaagataaattgataatagcgggagacttgaatgctcaggtaggagataagcgtgtaaagacagtaactggtatgtatggaacagaaggaatgaatacaaatgggaattgagactgatagatttttgcactttcaatagactaagaatcatgaatacattctaccaacacaaaaaagatcacaagatgacaaAGCTTAATGATCAACAATTTTATAGCCAACAAAAATGCCGCAAAGAAACCcttggatgtaagaacatacagaggtctagaaataggcactgaccatcattttgttcaaggagtaatgagaatggaaacaacaagaataccagccagaaaaaatgaaaaaaaatcaacacaagagccctggatgacccaaccaaccaatggctgtatACCAAAGACGGATGAACATCATAAGTCAAGAGATACCAaaaagccaggacatagaagaagaatggaaaaatatcaaatccattgtgacaaaagtagcaaaagaaagcttaggaatggtcCCTTGCAGAATCGGGGGAAAACAAATAACGAATTGGGAcaa is from Planococcus citri chromosome 1, ihPlaCitr1.1, whole genome shotgun sequence and encodes:
- the LOC135840125 gene encoding uncharacterized protein LOC135840125, with translation MNFPFLVFYFTIVKALDEWKFTQVLTKTNPVSLTDPKANPIKIIPSFKSLIKDSDIWVDKSLIISEIWENPARVFIVTAPRRWGKTTIASMIGYYHELPLKEDGSEANRTTSGNYLYFTEGKITGINPSRCNAQPLISKEKSLNSEHLANHPVIYFEGVSFSIDDNFLSSYRSMIRETYQMHSSLHKILIDKSSTAKNDAEKAQILTDLCNFEQFYQKSEIEKLTAHDLTSSIRILTDLLAKTYKRKVIIIFDEYDSFISDTYFLRSFQELPSSKLENNLVKFFKAFVNDTFKCNENLAKGIITGILPIHEAIGLSDMKNVVFKHAFGKDSFLPYYGIFEKELRDLSNKRGVDQSLVSHAVARYDGYHLLSQPKISIYPTYSIIEFINAHLVGNYWTSTSMSEGLILLLEHEDFRNDVANILKTWRGHEPPFEIQYEHMLQLTLQDFSLIHSIDHKKINYTSSKHRDTVFSFLVSAGYISVHPDQQISAENAKVAVTIPNTEIFMDMKKKFIRSLQHTTGLEITGKASLKEYMKHNDSAKLKTLAKSLSKFVFKTTQNIPTSKMNKAIDVLSQALNHPSCISGNMKTFETLILAYFLENSLHRAPLEEQDAFKDEIIKKRVIDVFFMDDCKTSAVIVQPKYIHVEDPKLNPLLGVFQQCLSYISFFRSFDVPVVNFLAVLVHQNSTVELMSIGMESHEVKEWISDAVQFSESKPDLKGEFLRGNWSRRMFRKLNDTMPSRIWYAKEDPNLSQSVHI